The region GTTCCGGGCTATCCACTCAAGTTACCATCATCAGCCACAAATCCATTATCCTTACAAGATTACGACAAAACCAAAGATTACAGAATAATCATTGCCTGTGCCGACAATAAAATTTATAATTATAACATAAATGGAACTAAAAACGAAAAATTCATGCCTATTCAAACGGAGCATCCGGTTTATTTGCCGGTGAAGTATGTTAAGGTTGGGGCAAGCGACTATCTAATAACTAATGACTCAGAAGGGAAAATTTATGTTTACAGTCGGAGAGGAGAAGGTAGAATTGATTTGTCGAATAAATTAATTACAAATAGCAGTGATTATTTTATTGATGCAGCAAACAATATTCAAAATACCAACCTGATTTATTTTGATGATAAAAACAGTTTACTGGAAAAAGTTAGTCTGGAGGATAAAAAAGATATTGCCAAATTAAATGCTGATTTCGAAAATCCCAGTTATTTTTTCGAGCTGATTGATGATGATAAGAAAACAGACATTGTAATCGTTGACAAATCAAAACTTGTTTGTTATGATTTGATGGGGAATGAGTTATTCAGACACGAAACCGCTGACGAGGCTTTTACAACGGGGACTTATTATTATGATACGGATGGAATGTATTTTTTCATTAATACAATAAACGGCAATCTTGAGATTGTTCAGGCGGGATTGAAAAAAGTCGTTAAGCGAATTAAGGGAAGTGGTAAGCCACTGGTGTTTGATTTATTTAAAGACGGTAAAAAATATTTACTCGTTACCGACAACAACACTTTAAAGTGTGTATTGCTAAAGTAGTTTAGTATTCAAAAACACCAAACTCTGATTTTACCGTAACGTGTTTGCCTTCGCCTTTCTCAACACGGCCAATGATTTTGGCATCCACATTAAATGATTTCGAAATTTTAATGATTTCGCCGGCTAAATGTTCAGGCACATAAATTTCCATGCGATGCCCCATGTTAAACACCTTGTACATTTCTTTGTAGTCTGTTTCACTTTGCTGGTGTATGGTTTTAAATAGAGGCGGCACATCAAATAAATTATCTTTTATAACATGTAATCCATCATTTAAAAAATGAAGCACTTTAGTTTGCGCCCCGCCGCTGCAATGTACAAGTCCGTTTATTTGACCTGCAAATTGATTTAGAACAGCTTTAATTATGGGAGCGTAAGTGCGTGTTGGTGATAATACTAATTTCGCAGCATCAATCATTTCCGTTGTTTGCTTACCGTTAGAATCGGTATAGCTAACTTCAATCTTATCGGTTAGATTCAGTCCTCCTGTATACACGACTTCCTTTGGCAGCGCATTATCGTAAGTTTCAGGGAATTTCTGCGCAACTGCTTTTCCAAATACGTCGTGGCGCGCGCTGGTTAAACCATTACTGCCCATACCTCCATTGTATTCATTTTCATAAGTAGCCTTTCCGTAAGAGGCAAGTCCAATAATAACATCACCGGCTTTTATATTGTCATTTGAAACAACAGCGTTACGTTTCATGCGACACACAACAGTGCTATCCACAATAATAGTTCTAACTAAATCGCCCACATCAGCGGTTTCGCCACCTGTAGAATGAATACTAATGCCGTTATTGCGTAGCATTTCCAAAACATCTTCAGTTCCATTAATGATAGCGGAAATAACTTCGCCGGGAATTAGATTTTTATTACGCCCGATCGTTGAAGAAAGTAAAATGTTATCAGTTGCCCCTGCACAAATCAAGTCATCTACATTCATGATAACCGCATCTTGTGCAATGCCTTTCCATACATTTAAATCGCCGGTTTCTTTCCAATAAGCATACGCCAACGAAGATTTGGTACCGGCGCCATCGGCATGCATGATGACACAATGCTCTTCACTGCCGCTTAAAAAGTCGGGAACCACCTTGCAAAATGCCTTTGGAAAAAGCCCTTTATCCAAATTGGCAATCGCTTTGTGAACATCTTCTTTGGAGGCCGAAACCCCTCGTAAATTGTATTTAGAATCGGACATTTCCTTTTAATTTTATAAAAAACTGATTATCAAGACAATAAAAAGCCTGTTTTAGTCGCTTAACCTTTAGTTTAACAACTCAAAAGTAAACAAATACTGTGAATTTCGGCAGATAAATGTATCAGGAGCCGTTATTAACTGCCTGGCCAAATTTTACTAACATTTGTTGTTTTTTAGGGTTATCGTATTAAATTTGATAACTACTTTTTGTAGAGTAGATTAAGTCATTGAAAAATGTTTTTAAGAAGACTCACATATCTTTTTGCTTTCCTTATTGTGGTGATTGGCCTTTTTAGTTTTAAACCTAGGGCTTCTTATCCTAATGCTGCAAATCAGCAAATTCATGGCGATACGTTAAAAACAGATGGTTCTGTTAAGCAATCTAAGTTGGATATTGATGAAGGTATCAAATGTACGCGTGCGGAATTATTAGAGCGTGAATTTTCGGCTACCGGTGCTAACAAATACGGCGAAATTTTACGTATCACTTTTCAGGATTTAGAGCGTGGTGCACGTGAAATTATTTTCCAAAAAAAATTAATGGAAAATGATAATGTGAAATTTTTCATGCCAAATGATTTAATTAAAGAAGCAAACACGGCAGTGCTTATCGTCATGAAGGGCGATAAAATGTATTTCAAAAAAATCGACTTAGTCGACGAAGAATAATTTCTTCCTGTTCTTATTAAAACCAAAATTTCTATAGTCAGCTATTTTAATACTCTGCCATTCAGGTATGGGTTAAAAAATTCTAAGCTGATTGATCAAATAGATTTGCAGGAAGATATCCCGAGTATTTGCGCGCAGAAACTAAAATTCAAACAGGTAGAAATCGGTTTAGTGCCGGTAGCTTTACTGCCGGAGTTGGAAAATTTTAAAGTGATTACCGACTACTGTATTGGCGCTAACGGAAAGGTGGATAGCGTTAAGCTTTACAGCATGGTTCCGTTAAACGAGATTAAAACAGTTATCCTCGATTATCAGTCTAAGTCTTCGGTGACACTCACGAAAGTTTTAAATAAGTTTTATTGGAAAACAAATTTTCAATTTGAGGATGCAATTCCGGGCTACGAGCAATTTGTGAGTGGCAATACCGCCGCTGTTGTAATCGGCGATCGCACCTTTGTTTTAAATGGAAATTATAAGTTTGAATACGATTTAGCGGAAGAATGGAAAAATTTTACAGGTTTACCATTTGTATTCGCAGCATGGGTGAGCAACGGCGAAACAAATCCTGATTTTATAAAAGAGTTTAATCAGGTTTTAAAGTCAGGTGTCAATAACATTGATAATGCTTTAAAGAATTCTTCGCATCATTTCTCAGAAAAATTTAATGCTGAAGATTACTTAAAGAATAAAATTGATTTTAATCTGGATGACAGAAAGAAAATTGCTTTAGAATTGTTTTTAAATTACATCAGGCAATTATAGTCCGTCAAATTTATTACCGATAATAACCTTCAAAGAATTAGGATGAATTTTATAAACTAATTCTTTTCCTTGCATATCCGGCTCACCATCATAGTGTATGCTGTCGGGATTTTCCCGTGTCACAACAATGTCTTTTCCGGTAAAGGTTTCTATTAATGCAGATTCGTTGGCTTTTCTTCTTAAAACTTTAATTACTGCGCCAATACCTTTTAGTAACGGAAATGGTTTTAAGATGGCGAGGTGAAACAAACCGTCATTCAATAATGCTTGGGGAGCAATATAAAAATCATTACCATATTGTCCGGCATTTGCGACCGTCATTAAAAACGCGTTACGCTCTATGTCTTTTCCGTCAATATTTATTTTATAACGCGAAGGCTTGTAATTAAAAATTTCTCTGATTGTAATTTTTACATAAGATTGAAGCCCGCGTTTAGCTGAGGTAGCAAATAATTTTCCGATATGCGCGTCAAAACCTACTCCGCTTGTGCAAAAGAAGGGAATGCCATTTACACTTCCGGTATCAATGGTTCGGTAATTTCCCAATGCGATTTGTTTAATAGCTTCTTCTGTTTTAACAGAAATTCCGAGTGAACGTGCTAAACCATTACCCGACCCTGCAGGAACAATACCCAGAGCAATGTTGGTGTTAAGTATTGATTTAGCAACTTGATTAACTGTTCCGTCACCACCCACGGCAACAGCATCGGTATAGGAACCTGTTTGTAGTGAATGTAATATTTCCTGGAAGTGATTTCTGTCTTTCCAAATAGTAATATCATTATGTATCGAGGAAGGAAATTCTTTTCGAATAGTTTCTATTAATTTACCGGAAATTTTTTTCCCGGCATTTGGATTTACAATAAAAAGAATTTTTCGTGACATTGCTTAAAGTTAGAAATACTCTATTAAATAAAAAAACTATGAAAACGCTTCAATTTCTTTATAGATGCGTTCTTTTGCATTAGCAATCCATGATTTAAACATTGGATTTTCGTAATTATATTCATTAGTATGATCCAATAATTTGGAAAGCTCAAATTTATCCGCGTAAATTCCGGCTCCTGCTTTGTGAGCGTCTCTCGAATTGCAAAATTGCTCATAATGTCCTTTTATTGGCACCATTAATACAGGCTTACCTAAATACATCGCTTCACAAACCGATTCAAATCCTGCTGAAGTGGCAAGCCCTCTCGCGCCACTCATCTTCTCAAGGAACAATTTATCGTTGATGGCGTGTACATGGAGCGTTTCTTTATTAAAAGTGTAATTGGAATAAATAAATTGAGGATTATCAGTAAAACAGTGCAATTCCACTTCCTGATTTTTATTATGCCATTCGGCTATCTCTTCAAAATAACCATTATTGACGAGATAAATCAAATAATGACCGTTTAGCTCAGGGCTTAATTCAAAAACTTGATTACGCAAGAGAGGAGGAACAACTGTTACGTTGTTTTTTGTTCCCTCTAATTCATAGAAGCTTAGCGCTAGTTTTTTATTAGAACCGGTAGAAGTAATTTTAGTAAACAATTTTATAGCGAATTGATCTCCTTTTTTGCCATCGGGAAATTTGAATTCGGGGTGCAGATAAATATATTGATGAGCAATGCAAAGGTGAGGGATATTTGGTTTATACAATCTGTAATAAAGTCCGGCTAATAAATCAAAAAAATTAACAATGACATCCGGTTTTGTTTTTTGAATGAGTTCGTCTATTTTTTTCAGACTTTCTTTATAGGTTTTGATGTTTTTGAATCCATGTATGACAGATTTAGTAACATTTATGGATTTGTTTTTTTTGTCGGTGACAAAATTCGGACTTTGTAATTGAAGTATTGGGCATTTCACGTGTTTGAAAAAGAATTCAGGAATATCTCTTTTGCCACTGGAGCCTAAAACTATCCCTGAAACTTCGTGACCTTTTTCAATTAGTAAATCATGGAGCGTCATGGCTTGTGTCATATGACCGCGACCTTCTCCTTGCACAAATAGCAAATATTTTTTTTTCATTTATCCTTGAAGTGTAACACCCGGAGGTAAAATATTATCAATATCCTTATTCGCTTTTGCTTTTTTTGCGGCCTCATGTATCATCTGCCAATGATGATAATATACGATGTGCCATTTACCGTTTTCATCTTCAACTAAGGCCGATAAATTCTCCACCCAGTCGCCCGAGTTTAAATATTCAATGCCATGAATGTCTTTAACAACAGGCTGATGGATATGTCCACAAATAATGCCATCACATTTTCTGGCACGCGCTACCTTAACCAATTCATTTTCGTAATCTGAAATAAAAGAGACTGCTGACTTTACTTTAGCTTTTACTGCTTGCGAAACGGAGTAGTATGGTAAACCTTTCTTTTCTCTATAATTGTTGTAATGGTGATTAAACCAAAGCAGAAATGTATAGCCAATATCTCCCAACTTAGCAATCCATTTGAATTTTGAAGTAACATTGTCAAAAATATCTCCATGCGTAACAAAGTATTTTTTTTCTAGTCCATAATGAATGTGGTATTTTTTTATTTGAAATCGTCCGAAAGTGAAAGGAATCATTTCTTCTAAAAAGTCATCGTGATTACCGCGCAGATAAATAACATCGCATTTATTTTTGGCCGTTAAATTGATAATGTGTTTAAAGAAATTGGTGTGACGTTTTTGCCATTTACCTGACTTTTTTAATTGCCATCCGTCAATAATGTCGCCATTAAGAATTAATGTATCGCATTTGTGATGTTTAAGAAATCGGGTTACTTCTTTTGCTTTAGATGAATTTGTGCCGAGATGTATATCAGAAAGCACAATGGTTCGGTAGTATGTTTTCACTCATTAAGGGTTTTACAAATATTATCCCTTAAAATGAACCCAGTGTGAAACGAAGGTTACGAAGAAATTATTTTTTCAATTTAAATTTCAAATAATGTAAATTAATATTTAAGTCTGAGTAAAAACAAACCCCCTCTGTTTTGCGGAGGGGGTTTTAAAAATGGGACTAAATATTATTGTTTTATCACTTTAGCTACTGCCTGATGCGATTTTGTTTTTATACTTATAAAGTATATTCCACTTTCAACATTTTGCAAGTTTAACTCTTTATGTATACCTGTTCCTTCAGCACTTTCTTGCATAATTATTTTTCCTAATAAATCTGTTACTGTTATTAAAGCTGCTTCACCGCTGCGATTAGCCGCATTAATCGTAATGACAGAAGTAAAAGGATTTGGCGCTACAGATAAACCAAGCATGTTTTGAGAAGAAATTTGGTTAATACCTGTTGTTGTTGCTGTAATTGTAAAATTGAAGTCATTAATGTCAAAGAAAATATTTGTAGGGCATTCAATTTTAATTCTACATATCGTAATATTAGCAGTAACGGTTGGAACTGTAACAGTAAGGGAGCCTGAATTAACAACGTTATTCATTAAGGTTGTAAATGTATTACCACCATCGTACGAAATCAAAACGTTTACAGTTCCGCAACTTACCGGTGCAATATCTGTACCATTCACATTCCAGGTAATTGTCTGCGATGAACCTCCAGGCCATGAAATAGCTGCTGCATTTGGATAGGTAACACTAAACGGGCCTGCATTGGAAATAATAACAGGCTGGTTAACGTAGCACACCCCTCCGCCACCCATTTTGTTATCACGGGCAATTAAACGGAAATTTAAAGTTTGCGCTGTTGCAGGTAAATATTCTCCCTTCGTTCCAGTCATGTTTCCTGACAGAATCACGCTTAGTTTTGGAAATAAGCGGGTAGGAGATGGTGTAGGTGTGTATGACATGAAATATGGTCTGTTACCGGAATTCCAGTTTCCACCTGCTGTTCCGGGGTCAGTTTGTTCCCACTGAAAAGTTAAAGGATCGCCATCCGGATCTGTACCGCTCCCTGTCAATTGAAAAGGTGTGGATTTCGGAATGGTATAAGTTCCGGGTCCAGTTACTACAGGAGGTTGATTACCGGTTGTAACTGTGCTGGCGCATGAATTACCGCCGCCAAGATGAGTAAAGTTCACAATCTCATCATAACTGATAGCATGAAAGTATGCGATGCTGTTATTCGCTAAATTATTTGTGGTGCCGCAAATACCTGCATATGCCATAATCGTAATTCCACTACCCGGTTCAACAGAAGTGGATGCATTTCGGTTTCCATTACAAGAATTAGTTAATGCATTAAATGTATGATTACCTCCGAATTGATGACCGATTTCGTGTGCTACATAATCAATATCGTAAGGATCACCCACGGGATTTGCGCTTCCGGTTATACCGCGCGCTTTGCTGCTTCCGCACACACAACCCAACATCGCTAATCCACCACCACCGGTACTGAATGTATGTCCGATATCATAATTAGCAGAACCAATGTTTGCATTAATCACGGTTTGACTTTCATTAATTAATGTTCCGGCATTGTTGTTTCCGTTAAACGGATCCGTTGCTCCGCTAGGATATAATACAATCGTATCGTTAGCCACTAACATTAATCGAACCGCCACATCCGTTTCGTAAACACCATCTACACGATTAACACTGGTTACTACTTTCGATAATATTTGTGATTTCGTAGGATTAGCCACGCCTGTTGCTGCTACGGCATATTCACCTGTACAGGCTACCGCTAATCGGTAACGGCGTAAATTAGCGCCAACGCAAGTTGCCGGTGGCGCGCTGGATGATTTATCTGCAGTGTATTCAGGATTCTCCATCACACCAACTTCAGGAAGCATGTGTGCAGGGTCTTTCTTAAAATCGTGGGTATAATAGGTGATGTAATCAATTTGATTACCTCTGCAAAACGGATCGATAAATACACTACCATTTGTGCTTCGAATCATAGCGTGAAATCCAAAATCGTTTACATCTAATTTTCCTTTTGCATAGATGTCATCAACACCTTTTACAGAGTAAGTTTTAATTTTTGGATAGGCATTCGCTAATCCTTCTTCCATGATTGGGGCTTCCACCACGCGAAAGGCAGCGACTTGACCGTTAGGCATTGGTAAATCAATAATGCAATTCGAAAGAGAAATGTTAACCTGATTTTCTGACGGAGCAGTAAGGAGTTTACTTCTTAATTCATTTATATTAACCTGATAGGTTAAATATTTTTGCGGAACAATTTCTCGTGTACCGCTTAATGTTATTTGATTTTCGTTAATCGGCGACCATAATCTTTCCGATTGAGCAAATGCAGCGATACTTAATCCAAGTAAGCTGGCAGAAAGTAAAAATTTCTTCATGTTATTAAATGAATACTAATAAAGGTAATGAAATTATTACTGAGTTAAAAGGCTTAAATCCGATTTATTCTGGGAATGCTAGTACAAGAAGGGCTTTATCTTTTCGTCGGTAACCTCATAGTCTTTATTGTCCTTATAGAAATCGGACAAATAGCGGTTGAGTGCTGCCACATAAATATAATGCCTCTCAATACGTTGTCTTTTCTCAACGGTAACCGGAATGATGGCATCACCTACTTTAATTTTAACAATTGGAGTTCCTGTTACCGTACTTTTATTAGTTACGTAAAACGGAAAAGGGTCTTTTAATTGATGGCCATATTTGTTTTTAATAACAATGGCAGCTTCCTTACTGGGATTGCCAATTTCTTTGACAAGAAGAGCAGTATCTTCCTTCACATAACCGATAGAAGAATTATACACATCGTCTTTTTCGGCGAGTAAATAAAATTTTTCTTTCATTTCAATGCTTGGATCCACTACTAAATTAGAATCTAAAAAAATCCCGCTGCGTGTACCGTTTAATAAAGTATCACTGTGATGACTGTAAAAGAAATAAACTTTAGAGAAGGTGTAATATTTCTGAAACGCTAGCACAATATTTTTATTGATGGCCATCATCTCGTATTCTTTTTGGGTAGCTAAATCGGCTTTACCCATTTTACGCAAACTCTCAATAAGTTTTTTGTTGTTGTGCAATCGAACAACTAAAGCGCCATTTTTTAATTGGTTGATTTGCCACTTTGAAATAGCAGTCCGACGCTTGTAAAAATGTTCAAACTGTGAATTATCTTTGTAGTCGGGTGGATTGTAAACGCTTTTGTTTTTGTCTTGTGCAAAATGAATGGCAGGCACAAAAAACAAAAAAGCGAAAATTATTTTACTTAACCACTGAGCCATTGTTGATGTTTAATTTAGTCGGACTCACAAAACTTAATTCGCCCTGCAAATTTTCAGCCATCAAAATCATACCCTGACTTTCGATGCCTTTTATTTTACGAGGCGCAAGATTAGCTAAAATGCACACTTGTTGGCCGATGATGTCTTCAGGTTTATACCATTCTGCGATACCACTTACAACCGTACGTTTGTCGATGCCCGTATCGATTTTGAGCTTTAATAATTTGTCGGTTTTAGGAACGCGTTCTGCTTCTAAAATAGTCCCCACACGAATGTCCATTTTTCCGAAATCATCGAAAGAAGTTTCAGATTTTGCTTCAGGTAGGGAGGCGTTCGCTGCCGCATTCTCTTTTTTAGCATTCACCAA is a window of Bacteroidota bacterium DNA encoding:
- a CDS encoding phosphoribosylformylglycinamidine cyclo-ligase; the encoded protein is MSDSKYNLRGVSASKEDVHKAIANLDKGLFPKAFCKVVPDFLSGSEEHCVIMHADGAGTKSSLAYAYWKETGDLNVWKGIAQDAVIMNVDDLICAGATDNILLSSTIGRNKNLIPGEVISAIINGTEDVLEMLRNNGISIHSTGGETADVGDLVRTIIVDSTVVCRMKRNAVVSNDNIKAGDVIIGLASYGKATYENEYNGGMGSNGLTSARHDVFGKAVAQKFPETYDNALPKEVVYTGGLNLTDKIEVSYTDSNGKQTTEMIDAAKLVLSPTRTYAPIIKAVLNQFAGQINGLVHCSGGAQTKVLHFLNDGLHVIKDNLFDVPPLFKTIHQQSETDYKEMYKVFNMGHRMEIYVPEHLAGEIIKISKSFNVDAKIIGRVEKGEGKHVTVKSEFGVFEY
- a CDS encoding menaquinone biosynthesis protein: MKTKISIVSYFNTLPFRYGLKNSKLIDQIDLQEDIPSICAQKLKFKQVEIGLVPVALLPELENFKVITDYCIGANGKVDSVKLYSMVPLNEIKTVILDYQSKSSVTLTKVLNKFYWKTNFQFEDAIPGYEQFVSGNTAAVVIGDRTFVLNGNYKFEYDLAEEWKNFTGLPFVFAAWVSNGETNPDFIKEFNQVLKSGVNNIDNALKNSSHHFSEKFNAEDYLKNKIDFNLDDRKKIALELFLNYIRQL
- a CDS encoding YegS/Rv2252/BmrU family lipid kinase, with protein sequence MSRKILFIVNPNAGKKISGKLIETIRKEFPSSIHNDITIWKDRNHFQEILHSLQTGSYTDAVAVGGDGTVNQVAKSILNTNIALGIVPAGSGNGLARSLGISVKTEEAIKQIALGNYRTIDTGSVNGIPFFCTSGVGFDAHIGKLFATSAKRGLQSYVKITIREIFNYKPSRYKINIDGKDIERNAFLMTVANAGQYGNDFYIAPQALLNDGLFHLAILKPFPLLKGIGAVIKVLRRKANESALIETFTGKDIVVTRENPDSIHYDGEPDMQGKELVYKIHPNSLKVIIGNKFDGL
- a CDS encoding UDP-2,3-diacylglucosamine diphosphatase is translated as MKTYYRTIVLSDIHLGTNSSKAKEVTRFLKHHKCDTLILNGDIIDGWQLKKSGKWQKRHTNFFKHIINLTAKNKCDVIYLRGNHDDFLEEMIPFTFGRFQIKKYHIHYGLEKKYFVTHGDIFDNVTSKFKWIAKLGDIGYTFLLWFNHHYNNYREKKGLPYYSVSQAVKAKVKSAVSFISDYENELVKVARARKCDGIICGHIHQPVVKDIHGIEYLNSGDWVENLSALVEDENGKWHIVYYHHWQMIHEAAKKAKANKDIDNILPPGVTLQG
- a CDS encoding zinc-dependent metalloprotease, which translates into the protein MKKFLLSASLLGLSIAAFAQSERLWSPINENQITLSGTREIVPQKYLTYQVNINELRSKLLTAPSENQVNISLSNCIIDLPMPNGQVAAFRVVEAPIMEEGLANAYPKIKTYSVKGVDDIYAKGKLDVNDFGFHAMIRSTNGSVFIDPFCRGNQIDYITYYTHDFKKDPAHMLPEVGVMENPEYTADKSSSAPPATCVGANLRRYRLAVACTGEYAVAATGVANPTKSQILSKVVTSVNRVDGVYETDVAVRLMLVANDTIVLYPSGATDPFNGNNNAGTLINESQTVINANIGSANYDIGHTFSTGGGGLAMLGCVCGSSKARGITGSANPVGDPYDIDYVAHEIGHQFGGNHTFNALTNSCNGNRNASTSVEPGSGITIMAYAGICGTTNNLANNSIAYFHAISYDEIVNFTHLGGGNSCASTVTTGNQPPVVTGPGTYTIPKSTPFQLTGSGTDPDGDPLTFQWEQTDPGTAGGNWNSGNRPYFMSYTPTPSPTRLFPKLSVILSGNMTGTKGEYLPATAQTLNFRLIARDNKMGGGGVCYVNQPVIISNAGPFSVTYPNAAAISWPGGSSQTITWNVNGTDIAPVSCGTVNVLISYDGGNTFTTLMNNVVNSGSLTVTVPTVTANITICRIKIECPTNIFFDINDFNFTITATTTGINQISSQNMLGLSVAPNPFTSVITINAANRSGEAALITVTDLLGKIIMQESAEGTGIHKELNLQNVESGIYFISIKTKSHQAVAKVIKQ